One Pelagicoccus enzymogenes DNA window includes the following coding sequences:
- a CDS encoding efflux transporter outer membrane subunit, producing the protein MRKLNTLLPAVAAAFSLAGCASLQTPIPEPDANIGDSWPTGITNSTPVEQAENAFGTLAATDIGWRNFFVDPRLETLIERAIANNRDLRIATLNVDRARAVYRIQKSDRLPSVNANASLTRSGGDSVTEVERYQADLGLAQYEIDLFGRVKSLSENALQQYFATEQAQRSVQLSLVAEVANAYLTLSADLELQRIATATLQSYQEQLEISRRGNELGSVSNLELSQVRTLLASAKAELAFYEGQIAQDRSALALLVGGPLEAELLPERFDPQLSGLAPLPAGLPSETLFQRPDLQQKEHELAAAQANLAAARAAFFPRITLTGSVGSASGELSELFGDNTGVWSFMPQVNLPIFQAGRLKANRDTAALARDITLADYEKTIQASFKEVSDALALSSTLAQRRQAVEELVEAASETQSLSQERYQAGRDSYLTLLDAQRTLYSARQSLVQSLLSEQSNRIALYKALGGGWNEES; encoded by the coding sequence ATGCGTAAGCTTAACACTCTCCTACCTGCCGTCGCCGCAGCCTTCAGCCTCGCTGGCTGCGCTTCGCTCCAGACTCCGATTCCCGAGCCCGATGCCAACATCGGGGACTCGTGGCCAACCGGCATAACAAACTCAACGCCAGTCGAGCAGGCAGAAAACGCCTTCGGCACGCTTGCAGCGACCGATATCGGCTGGCGCAATTTCTTCGTGGACCCGCGTCTCGAAACCTTGATCGAACGGGCCATCGCCAATAACCGCGACCTGCGAATCGCTACCCTCAACGTTGATCGAGCCCGGGCCGTCTACCGTATCCAAAAATCGGATCGGCTCCCCTCCGTCAACGCCAACGCCAGCCTGACCCGCTCCGGCGGCGACTCGGTCACCGAAGTGGAACGCTACCAAGCCGACCTTGGTCTGGCCCAGTACGAGATCGACCTCTTCGGCCGCGTCAAAAGCCTTAGCGAAAACGCCCTCCAGCAATACTTCGCTACCGAGCAAGCTCAGCGCAGCGTCCAGCTCAGCCTCGTAGCCGAGGTCGCCAACGCCTACCTGACGCTTTCCGCCGACCTCGAGCTCCAACGCATCGCCACCGCCACCTTGCAAAGCTACCAGGAGCAACTGGAAATCTCACGCCGCGGCAACGAGCTCGGCAGCGTATCCAACCTGGAGCTCAGCCAAGTCCGTACTCTCCTGGCCAGCGCCAAGGCGGAACTCGCCTTCTACGAGGGTCAAATCGCCCAAGACCGCTCCGCCCTCGCCCTGCTGGTCGGTGGGCCGCTGGAAGCCGAACTCCTGCCCGAACGCTTCGATCCGCAGCTCAGCGGATTGGCCCCGCTGCCCGCTGGACTGCCCTCGGAAACCCTTTTCCAGCGCCCCGACCTCCAGCAAAAAGAGCATGAGCTCGCTGCTGCCCAAGCCAACCTCGCCGCCGCTCGGGCAGCCTTCTTCCCGCGCATCACGCTGACGGGTTCGGTAGGGAGCGCCAGCGGCGAGCTGTCGGAACTATTTGGAGACAACACCGGCGTCTGGAGCTTCATGCCGCAAGTCAACCTACCCATTTTCCAAGCCGGCAGGCTGAAGGCCAACCGCGACACCGCCGCACTCGCCCGCGATATCACCCTCGCCGACTACGAAAAGACCATCCAAGCCAGCTTCAAGGAGGTATCCGACGCCCTCGCTCTCAGCTCCACCCTAGCCCAACGCCGCCAAGCCGTCGAGGAGCTGGTGGAGGCCGCCAGCGAAACGCAAAGCCTCTCCCAGGAACGCTACCAAGCGGGCCGCGACAGTTATCTGACCTTGCTCGACGCCCAACGCACCCTCTACAGTGCCCGACAATCCCTCGTCCAGTCTCTCCTCAGCGAGCAAAGCAACCGCATCGCTTTGTACAAAGCCCTCGGAGGCGGCTGGAATGAAGAGTCATGA
- a CDS encoding TetR/AcrR family transcriptional regulator, giving the protein MKSSEKDSPRSPEHAEAQRNRILDAAEACFIQHGFHAASMARVAETAGISQGLAYRYFKSKSAIILAIIERQLSQRHSLTEDSDTAEAYINKLLELIQEWGKEGSSKINPILFIEMCSEASRDPDIHAALTRADSTYREEFKKWMALIAKKSGTSISDEEMNRRFYALQCMVEGSAMLTTRQSQTEENNAYLRTILRSIVSP; this is encoded by the coding sequence ATGAAATCCTCCGAGAAAGATAGTCCCCGATCCCCTGAGCACGCCGAGGCCCAGCGCAACCGCATCCTCGACGCCGCGGAAGCCTGCTTCATCCAGCACGGCTTCCACGCCGCCAGCATGGCCCGCGTGGCCGAGACCGCCGGCATCAGCCAAGGCCTCGCCTACCGCTACTTCAAGAGCAAGAGCGCCATCATCCTCGCCATCATCGAACGCCAACTCTCCCAGCGCCATTCGCTCACCGAAGACTCCGACACCGCCGAAGCCTATATCAACAAGCTTTTGGAACTCATCCAGGAATGGGGAAAAGAAGGGAGCTCCAAGATCAACCCGATCCTCTTCATCGAGATGTGCTCCGAAGCGTCCCGCGACCCCGACATCCATGCCGCCTTGACCCGCGCCGACTCCACCTACCGCGAGGAGTTCAAAAAGTGGATGGCCCTCATCGCCAAGAAATCCGGAACCAGCATTTCGGACGAAGAAATGAACCGACGCTTCTACGCCCTGCAATGCATGGTCGAAGGCTCAGCCATGCTCACCACCCGTCAGTCGCAAACCGAGGAAAACAACGCCTACCTGCGCACTATTCTCCGCAGCATCGTCTCCCCGTAA
- a CDS encoding glycoside hydrolase family 5 protein — MKSALSLPKRFVSWTTFLVAGLAPVFLFAETTFSDGQVALGDVAALPKISVEGNRFVDPDGETVILRGVATVDPAELERRGQWDRSYFEAAASWNANVVRVAVHPLWWRQMGKDWYLQALDDAVRWSGELGMYVIIDWHTIGNPLTEVFHRDIYETSRGETFRFWYTIAQRYAGNSTVACYELWNEPTNRGGKMGRLPWSEYKEYIEELISMIRAIDETSIPLVAGFNWGYDLSMAKNDPIDFPGVAYVSHPYPQKRPAPWIEHWERDWGFMADRFPMVCTEFGFMSEDGPGAHVPVIGDEVYGEALIGYFEEKGISWTAWVFDYRWSPQLYSDEDYTPTRQGAFFKKKMEELNR, encoded by the coding sequence ATGAAATCTGCGCTTAGCTTACCCAAACGGTTCGTCTCTTGGACGACTTTCTTAGTTGCCGGCCTGGCTCCTGTTTTCCTTTTTGCGGAAACGACATTCAGCGACGGGCAGGTGGCCTTGGGCGATGTCGCCGCTTTGCCGAAGATTTCGGTCGAAGGGAACCGCTTCGTGGATCCGGATGGGGAAACGGTGATCTTGCGGGGCGTGGCGACGGTGGATCCTGCGGAGCTGGAACGAAGGGGACAGTGGGACCGCTCCTATTTCGAGGCGGCGGCCTCGTGGAACGCGAACGTGGTTCGGGTGGCGGTGCATCCGCTTTGGTGGCGGCAGATGGGCAAGGACTGGTACCTGCAGGCTCTGGACGACGCGGTGCGCTGGAGCGGCGAGCTGGGCATGTACGTGATCATCGATTGGCACACCATCGGGAACCCGCTGACGGAAGTATTCCATCGCGACATCTACGAGACTTCGCGGGGCGAGACCTTTCGCTTCTGGTACACCATCGCCCAGCGCTATGCGGGCAACAGCACGGTGGCCTGCTACGAGCTTTGGAACGAGCCGACCAACCGCGGCGGCAAGATGGGGCGGCTGCCGTGGTCCGAGTACAAGGAGTACATCGAGGAGCTGATTTCCATGATCCGGGCCATCGACGAAACGTCTATTCCCCTGGTGGCCGGCTTCAATTGGGGCTACGACTTGTCGATGGCCAAGAACGACCCGATCGACTTTCCCGGCGTGGCCTATGTTTCCCATCCGTACCCGCAAAAGCGTCCGGCCCCTTGGATAGAGCATTGGGAGCGGGATTGGGGCTTCATGGCGGATCGCTTCCCCATGGTTTGCACGGAATTCGGCTTCATGTCTGAAGATGGACCGGGCGCCCATGTGCCGGTGATTGGGGACGAGGTTTACGGCGAAGCCTTGATCGGTTACTTCGAGGAAAAGGGGATCTCTTGGACCGCTTGGGTTTTCGACTACCGCTGGTCGCCCCAACTGTATTCGGACGAGGACTACACGCCCACGCGGCAAGGGGCATTCTTCAAAAAGAAGATGGAAGAGCTGAATCGGTGA
- the rbsK gene encoding ribokinase — MADIVVLGSLNADLVVSAERAPEGGETVTGADFAVFNGGKGANQAFAAARLGGEVAMLGRVGDDDYGRNLKEGLVTVGASVEGVASIEGVTTGVAAITVEDSGENRIVVVPGANGAYSPAELEKDVAFFEGAKLALFQLETPLETVAMGLDLARLAGCITLLDPAPARRLEDAILRKVDYLTPNLSELSVLSGESLGEESSEAEIVQAARSLLTFGVGKVLAKLGARGAVLVEENGYERIFAASVKAVDSTGAGDCFNGAFAAALSRGVVPVEAARFACSAASMAVKRPGAQSSFPSLEEVLQGLR; from the coding sequence ATGGCTGATATCGTAGTTCTGGGAAGTTTGAACGCAGATCTCGTCGTGAGCGCTGAGCGAGCGCCCGAGGGAGGGGAGACGGTGACAGGCGCCGATTTTGCGGTATTCAATGGCGGCAAGGGGGCTAACCAAGCCTTTGCGGCTGCGCGGCTGGGCGGCGAGGTGGCGATGCTTGGTCGGGTAGGGGACGACGACTATGGGCGCAATCTGAAGGAGGGGCTCGTGACTGTGGGCGCTTCAGTCGAAGGCGTCGCAAGTATTGAAGGAGTCACTACGGGGGTGGCAGCCATTACGGTCGAGGACAGCGGGGAAAATCGGATCGTAGTAGTGCCTGGGGCCAATGGAGCGTATTCGCCAGCCGAGCTGGAAAAGGATGTCGCTTTTTTCGAAGGCGCGAAGCTTGCCCTTTTCCAGCTGGAGACCCCTTTGGAAACGGTTGCCATGGGACTGGACCTTGCCCGGCTGGCAGGCTGCATCACCCTATTGGATCCAGCGCCTGCGAGACGTTTGGAGGATGCGATTTTGAGAAAGGTGGACTACCTGACTCCGAACCTAAGCGAACTTTCGGTCTTGTCGGGAGAATCCTTGGGCGAGGAATCGAGCGAAGCGGAGATCGTGCAGGCGGCCCGCTCGCTCTTGACGTTCGGCGTGGGCAAGGTGCTCGCCAAGCTCGGGGCCCGAGGGGCCGTTTTGGTAGAGGAAAACGGCTACGAGCGCATCTTTGCAGCGAGCGTAAAAGCTGTGGACTCGACGGGCGCGGGAGATTGCTTCAATGGAGCTTTTGCTGCAGCCTTGTCGCGTGGCGTTGTTCCGGTGGAAGCGGCCCGCTTTGCTTGTTCGGCTGCTTCGATGGCGGTGAAGCGGCCGGGGGCCCAGAGCAGTTTTCCCAGCCTAGAGGAGGTGTTGCAAGGCCTTCGCTAA
- a CDS encoding DUF4038 domain-containing protein, with product MRYLPLLVAISILGVINVGATEVTLASYNIRLDLQSDGPNRWDGRKIQLASQVKSFSPDILGIQEGLSHQIEYLERTLEGYSYIGVGRDDGVREGEFSAIFYRPANTEVIASNTFWLSDSPESPSYGWGAHYRRICTYGHFRDRASGSTYWVFNTHFDHEVPAARLNGAKLLLDRIKELVAPTEDYFLMGDLNATPESPPIRLISQSLNDSRLHASDNSFGNEGTFNGFDPSAPADRRIDYIFASPRTKLLSNAVHSDLIGQRYPSDHFPVVVTAKLAPYLPNQLHVSKNKRHLVDTNERPFFWLADTAWELFHRLSLEEAELYLDLRATQGFNLVQTVILAEQSGLTVPNANGDLPLLDQDPTRPNEAYFQHVDNIIAAANKRGIVIGLLPTWGDKFNLKWGVGPEIFTPENAETYGRYLSERYADASIVWILGGDRPPEEPEDYEITHAMARGIRSAAGGRHLITYHPSGMSSSSKFFHDAEWLDFNMFQSSHALLHNPNFKYIQRDLSLTPPKPTLDGEPCYEYIHVDFKTENPRFTDFHSRRAGYWSVLAGALGHTYGHNSVWQMWRPGLHPVLGADVPWNEAIYYPGSYQAGHMRKAFESFRWQDLRPATELLLDPPVSVEEHISIAADADKDLIVAYIPNGQELAIESAALASTKTARWFNPRDGNSIPFSLPEDGRFDPPGDEAPANDWLLILSGK from the coding sequence ATGAGATACCTTCCCCTTCTCGTTGCGATTTCTATTCTTGGCGTAATCAACGTCGGTGCCACGGAAGTCACCCTCGCGAGCTACAACATTCGCCTCGATTTGCAAAGCGACGGCCCCAACCGCTGGGACGGACGCAAGATCCAGCTCGCCAGCCAAGTGAAGTCCTTTTCCCCCGACATCCTCGGCATCCAAGAGGGCCTGTCCCATCAAATCGAATACCTCGAACGAACGCTGGAGGGCTACTCTTACATCGGCGTGGGACGCGACGACGGTGTTCGAGAGGGCGAGTTCAGCGCGATCTTCTACCGGCCTGCCAATACCGAAGTCATCGCTTCGAATACCTTTTGGCTGTCCGATTCGCCCGAATCGCCCTCCTACGGATGGGGCGCCCACTACCGCCGCATCTGTACCTATGGGCACTTCCGCGACCGAGCCTCCGGTTCCACGTATTGGGTTTTCAATACGCACTTCGACCACGAAGTCCCCGCAGCGCGCCTCAACGGCGCCAAGCTTCTTCTCGATCGCATCAAAGAGCTGGTCGCGCCCACCGAAGACTACTTTCTCATGGGCGACCTCAACGCCACCCCTGAGTCCCCACCCATTCGCCTTATTTCCCAATCCCTGAACGATAGTCGCCTGCACGCTAGCGACAACTCCTTCGGAAACGAAGGAACCTTCAACGGCTTCGATCCCAGCGCTCCTGCCGATCGCCGTATCGACTACATCTTCGCCTCGCCCCGCACGAAGCTATTGTCTAACGCCGTGCACAGCGACCTCATCGGCCAACGCTACCCGTCCGACCACTTCCCCGTGGTGGTCACAGCTAAACTTGCTCCCTACCTCCCCAACCAGCTTCACGTATCCAAAAACAAGCGACACCTCGTCGACACAAACGAACGCCCCTTCTTTTGGCTCGCCGATACCGCTTGGGAGCTCTTCCACCGCCTATCCTTGGAGGAAGCCGAACTCTACCTCGACCTTCGCGCAACCCAAGGCTTCAATCTCGTGCAAACCGTCATCCTGGCGGAACAGTCCGGACTCACTGTTCCCAATGCGAACGGCGACCTCCCTCTCTTGGACCAAGACCCCACCCGTCCCAACGAAGCCTATTTCCAACACGTCGACAACATCATCGCCGCCGCCAACAAACGCGGCATAGTGATCGGACTGCTCCCTACTTGGGGTGACAAGTTCAACCTGAAGTGGGGTGTCGGACCAGAAATCTTCACCCCTGAAAACGCTGAAACATATGGTCGCTACCTGAGCGAAAGGTACGCAGACGCATCCATCGTCTGGATACTTGGAGGCGACCGCCCCCCCGAGGAGCCCGAGGATTACGAAATCACGCACGCTATGGCTCGCGGTATCCGTTCCGCAGCAGGAGGCAGACACCTGATCACCTACCATCCGTCGGGAATGAGCAGCTCCTCGAAGTTCTTTCACGACGCAGAATGGCTCGACTTCAACATGTTCCAAAGCAGCCACGCCTTACTGCACAATCCAAATTTCAAATACATCCAGCGCGACCTCTCCCTCACGCCGCCAAAACCGACCCTCGATGGCGAGCCGTGCTACGAGTACATTCACGTTGACTTCAAAACCGAGAACCCGCGCTTTACGGACTTCCATAGCCGACGGGCAGGCTACTGGTCCGTGCTCGCAGGAGCCCTAGGACACACCTACGGGCATAACAGCGTCTGGCAAATGTGGAGACCTGGACTCCACCCAGTGCTCGGCGCTGACGTACCTTGGAACGAGGCCATCTACTATCCTGGATCCTACCAAGCCGGCCATATGCGAAAGGCCTTCGAATCCTTCCGCTGGCAAGACCTTCGTCCCGCTACGGAGTTGTTGCTCGACCCGCCCGTTTCCGTAGAGGAACACATCAGTATTGCAGCCGATGCAGACAAAGACCTCATCGTGGCCTACATCCCGAACGGCCAAGAACTCGCCATCGAATCCGCAGCCCTCGCTTCGACTAAAACTGCTCGCTGGTTCAATCCACGCGACGGCAATTCCATTCCTTTCAGCCTACCCGAAGACGGACGCTTCGATCCTCCGGGAGACGAGGCCCCAGCCAACGACTGGCTCCTCATCCTTTCTGGAAAATAA
- a CDS encoding nucleoside hydrolase, which produces MKRTATLIAFAATCLASLSAKPVPTILSTDIGSDIDDTWALAHILRSPELDLKMVLTETGEALYRGQVTGKVLEAANRTDVEIALGKDYGVMGDQHRHQGPWVKNYDLASYPGTVHQDGIQAFIDFVKATDGPINVIAIGPPPSLAAALKQAPEIAEKCHFYGMHGSFDLGYGGSPQISAETNVRVDPDAFRTVIAAKWLSKTLTPLDTCGLFYLGGENYHRIWSATDDDLLRSVIENYCVWAPRVPWMECEFFATQSSTLFDDIAVYMAYDGSLLNYEEITFSVTDDGYTLRDPAGPYTAKVAISWKDMEACQDFLTKRLLGN; this is translated from the coding sequence ATGAAACGTACTGCCACCCTCATTGCATTTGCAGCGACCTGCCTCGCTTCCCTCTCTGCCAAGCCCGTTCCCACCATCCTATCCACCGACATCGGTAGTGATATTGATGATACATGGGCCCTCGCCCACATCCTGCGCTCTCCTGAGCTCGATCTGAAGATGGTGCTCACCGAAACCGGCGAAGCTCTCTACCGCGGGCAGGTCACGGGAAAAGTGCTGGAAGCGGCAAATCGCACCGACGTCGAAATCGCTCTCGGCAAAGACTACGGCGTCATGGGCGACCAACACCGCCACCAAGGCCCTTGGGTTAAAAACTACGATCTGGCAAGCTATCCGGGCACCGTCCACCAAGACGGCATCCAAGCCTTCATAGACTTCGTGAAGGCCACCGACGGTCCCATCAACGTCATCGCTATCGGCCCGCCTCCATCTCTTGCAGCAGCATTAAAGCAAGCACCCGAAATCGCTGAAAAATGTCATTTCTACGGCATGCACGGCAGCTTCGATCTCGGATACGGCGGCAGTCCCCAGATCTCGGCCGAAACCAACGTCCGGGTCGACCCCGATGCCTTCCGCACCGTCATCGCCGCCAAGTGGCTATCCAAAACCCTCACGCCTCTGGATACCTGTGGCCTCTTTTATCTCGGGGGAGAAAACTACCACCGCATCTGGAGCGCCACCGACGACGACCTGCTCCGCTCGGTCATCGAAAACTACTGCGTCTGGGCGCCCCGCGTTCCGTGGATGGAGTGCGAGTTCTTCGCCACCCAATCCTCGACCCTCTTCGACGACATCGCGGTCTACATGGCTTACGATGGCAGCTTGCTCAACTACGAAGAAATCACCTTCTCTGTCACAGACGATGGATACACCCTCCGCGACCCCGCCGGCCCTTACACCGCAAAAGTCGCGATCTCCTGGAAAGACATGGAGGCCTGCCAGGACTTCCTGACAAAACGCCTCCTGGGAAACTGA
- a CDS encoding polysaccharide deacetylase family protein: protein MKLPRPILLAPLILLAAKSLFSHEHLTIQEQLGYPADAKLLIIHADDLGVAHSENVATFQAMEEGVVTSASVMMPTPWAKEAALYAIKNPEADLGVHITLTAEWETFKWGPMLGADTVPSLVDAHGHFHPDVATFAAKADLQEIEAEVRSQIEAAREAGIEFTHLDGHMGSMLATDEIAQLYFRLGKEYGVPVRLHQHHASHSDNQALKSAVVDMPGKVTSIHGASPNDFPEGMATSYNQYLRELEPGLNLLVLHLGFDHAEMQAITVNHPLWGARWRQLDYDWSMSDEAKAIIEEEGIILVDWRLVKEKLFDKAY, encoded by the coding sequence ATGAAACTACCCCGACCGATATTACTTGCCCCACTCATTCTACTCGCCGCCAAGTCGCTGTTTTCCCACGAACACCTCACCATCCAAGAGCAGCTAGGCTACCCCGCCGACGCCAAGCTTCTCATCATTCACGCGGACGACCTTGGCGTCGCGCACTCCGAAAACGTAGCGACTTTCCAAGCGATGGAAGAAGGCGTGGTTACGTCCGCGAGCGTGATGATGCCCACCCCCTGGGCCAAGGAAGCTGCCCTCTACGCAATCAAGAATCCAGAGGCAGATCTCGGCGTGCACATCACCCTTACCGCCGAATGGGAAACCTTTAAGTGGGGCCCCATGCTTGGGGCGGACACCGTGCCTTCCCTCGTCGACGCACACGGGCATTTTCATCCCGACGTCGCAACCTTCGCCGCCAAGGCCGACCTCCAGGAGATAGAAGCCGAGGTCCGTTCCCAAATCGAGGCGGCTCGTGAAGCCGGCATCGAGTTCACCCACCTCGACGGCCACATGGGCAGCATGCTCGCGACCGACGAAATCGCCCAACTCTACTTTCGCCTCGGCAAAGAGTACGGCGTACCCGTTCGCCTTCACCAACATCACGCCTCTCATTCCGACAACCAAGCGCTGAAGTCCGCCGTCGTCGATATGCCCGGCAAAGTCACCAGCATTCACGGAGCATCCCCCAACGACTTTCCAGAGGGAATGGCCACTTCCTACAACCAGTACCTTCGCGAACTCGAGCCCGGCCTGAACCTCCTCGTGCTGCACCTCGGCTTCGATCACGCTGAAATGCAGGCGATCACCGTAAACCATCCGCTTTGGGGCGCCCGCTGGCGTCAGCTTGACTACGACTGGTCCATGAGCGACGAGGCCAAAGCCATCATCGAAGAAGAGGGAATCATACTCGTCGACTGGCGCCTCGTGAAAGAAAAGCTCTTCGACAAAGCCTACTAG
- a CDS encoding GDSL-type esterase/lipase family protein — MKVPHCCLRFLLVLSFSFAAYAETERSPFAIPETDEGLPGEGTIRRYEWFRNLWEGRRSAWAKSAEADRGAVVFLGDSITQGWGGALGAAFPGMKVANRGISGDTTRGVLIRLEEDVLSLAPSGIVLLIGTNDLDEDGTPEIIAGNLKLILEAIAAYDSELPVVLCEVFPSHASKNRPTELIQEVNERYRKLVKGNEQVLVLDTFELFDDGSGDAIPELFPDLLHLNEAGYAKWAAALRPILEGLELLPVEEPFALEEGFEYLFNGYDLTGWGYEVTSQKDIASAAKWKAADPEGAAEWPIVEEPVAFDGLAESPDGRFAAVNGRLVVRIPSSYRKIQQLHTTRQFSKDFVLRMQFRASPFADSGVYVRGPQLQCRDYALAGPYEDLKNYNPQGWNDLEITVRDGVARCLCNGEVLEAGMQVPDTGSIGVEGDRGQMEYRRIRLKEL, encoded by the coding sequence ATGAAAGTACCCCACTGCTGCCTCCGTTTCCTCCTTGTGTTGAGTTTTTCCTTCGCCGCCTATGCGGAGACGGAGCGATCGCCCTTTGCGATTCCGGAAACGGACGAGGGCTTGCCGGGGGAGGGAACGATCCGGCGCTACGAGTGGTTCCGGAATTTGTGGGAAGGCCGCCGTTCGGCTTGGGCGAAATCGGCGGAGGCGGATCGCGGCGCGGTGGTATTTTTAGGAGACTCGATCACTCAAGGCTGGGGCGGCGCCTTAGGAGCGGCCTTTCCCGGCATGAAGGTGGCGAATCGGGGTATCAGCGGAGATACTACGCGGGGCGTGTTGATTCGGCTGGAGGAGGACGTGCTCTCGCTCGCCCCAAGCGGAATCGTGCTGTTGATTGGGACCAACGACCTGGACGAAGATGGCACCCCTGAGATTATTGCCGGCAATTTGAAGCTGATTCTGGAAGCGATCGCTGCTTACGATTCCGAGTTGCCGGTGGTCCTTTGCGAGGTATTTCCCAGCCACGCTTCCAAGAACCGTCCAACTGAGCTCATCCAGGAGGTCAACGAGCGGTACCGGAAATTGGTGAAAGGAAACGAGCAGGTTTTGGTATTGGATACCTTTGAGCTTTTCGACGATGGGAGCGGCGACGCGATTCCGGAGCTGTTTCCCGATCTATTGCACTTGAACGAAGCGGGCTACGCCAAGTGGGCGGCGGCGTTGCGTCCGATCCTGGAGGGCTTGGAGCTGTTACCTGTAGAGGAACCCTTTGCTCTCGAGGAAGGATTCGAGTATCTGTTTAACGGATACGACCTGACGGGGTGGGGGTATGAGGTGACCTCGCAAAAAGATATCGCGAGCGCCGCTAAGTGGAAAGCCGCTGACCCTGAGGGCGCGGCGGAGTGGCCGATCGTTGAGGAGCCAGTGGCATTTGACGGGCTCGCAGAGAGTCCTGACGGTCGTTTTGCCGCAGTCAATGGCCGGCTCGTGGTTCGCATCCCCTCCAGCTATCGCAAAATTCAGCAGCTGCACACGACTCGACAGTTTTCCAAGGACTTCGTATTGCGGATGCAGTTTCGGGCGTCGCCCTTTGCGGACAGCGGAGTTTACGTGCGAGGACCGCAGCTGCAGTGTCGAGACTACGCCCTCGCGGGCCCATACGAGGATCTCAAGAACTACAATCCGCAAGGATGGAATGATCTAGAGATCACGGTGCGTGACGGGGTTGCTCGTTGTCTTTGTAACGGCGAAGTGCTCGAAGCGGGTATGCAGGTTCCGGATACGGGATCGATCGGGGTGGAAGGGGACCGTGGTCAAATGGAATACCGGCGGATCAGGCTGAAGGAACTTTAG
- a CDS encoding paraquat-inducible protein A — MAAFLKQLVRNRLISSLLCVSLLCNVAALALPFMRLRKGLDNEAYTLMHSVELLWEKGLYILSLLVIAFSILFPFAKLGTLFWVIGSEPTRSRHLHWLHQVERLGKWSMLDVFLVSIILSLASKQFLVGAQPQPGLTFFIAAILMSMTAGELISRKVNSHSPAKTGTERRQGGIFLALSGITLVAALAFPFLRIEDWLLKNREYSILTLIPALWAQGAWLASLITACFLVATPLLVWFAGLIAWRSQAHNPIPSYWTQLAQRWSMLDVFGLALVVFALESDHIMRTEINWGALFLGATLVLQMLFSFALEKRLFSKSEE, encoded by the coding sequence ATGGCAGCCTTCCTAAAGCAACTCGTTCGCAACCGACTCATCAGCTCCCTGCTGTGCGTCTCTCTCCTGTGCAACGTTGCAGCCCTCGCCCTCCCCTTCATGCGCTTGCGCAAGGGCCTCGACAACGAAGCCTACACGCTCATGCATTCCGTAGAATTGCTCTGGGAAAAAGGGCTCTACATCCTGTCCCTCCTCGTAATTGCATTTTCAATACTTTTCCCTTTCGCCAAGCTTGGCACTCTCTTCTGGGTCATCGGCAGCGAACCGACTCGATCCCGTCACCTCCACTGGCTCCACCAGGTAGAACGCCTCGGCAAATGGTCCATGCTGGACGTTTTCCTCGTCTCCATCATCCTCTCCCTCGCCTCCAAGCAATTCCTCGTCGGAGCCCAACCGCAGCCCGGCCTCACCTTCTTCATCGCGGCTATCCTCATGAGCATGACCGCAGGGGAGCTCATCTCTCGCAAGGTCAATTCCCACTCGCCCGCCAAGACGGGAACCGAGCGACGCCAAGGCGGGATCTTCCTCGCCCTCTCAGGCATCACCCTCGTCGCCGCCCTCGCCTTCCCCTTCCTGCGCATCGAGGATTGGCTGCTGAAAAATCGGGAGTACAGCATCCTCACGCTCATTCCCGCCCTCTGGGCCCAAGGCGCCTGGCTAGCCTCCCTTATCACCGCTTGCTTCCTCGTCGCCACACCCTTGCTGGTCTGGTTCGCTGGCCTTATCGCCTGGAGATCCCAAGCCCACAATCCCATCCCCAGCTATTGGACGCAGCTCGCCCAACGCTGGAGCATGCTGGACGTCTTCGGCCTCGCCCTCGTCGTTTTCGCCCTTGAGAGCGATCACATCATGCGCACGGAAATCAATTGGGGAGCCCTTTTCCTCGGCGCCACCCTCGTCCTGCAAATGCTCTTCTCCTTCGCCCTCGAGAAACGCTTGTTCAGCAAATCCGAGGAGTGA